Proteins encoded within one genomic window of Polaribacter sp. NJDZ03:
- the ald gene encoding alanine dehydrogenase has product MKVGIPKEIKNNESRVGMTPAGVFELTKKNHTVYVQSTAGEGSGFFDADYIKVGATILPTIEEVYSQSEMIVKVKEPIASEYPLIKEDQIVFTYFHFASCEPLTKAMIESKSICIAYETVEDSEGTLPLLTPMSEVAGRMAIQQGAKYLEKPIKGRGILLGGVPGVAPGKVLILGAGVVGVQAAKMAAGLGAHVTIMDINMKRLRYVNDVLPNHVTTAFSSEYSIRQLIKTHDLIIGGVLVKGGKAPKLITRDMLKDMRPGTVIVDVAVDQGGCFETTKATTHEDPTYIIDDVVHYCVANMPGAVPYTSTIALTNVTLPYILNIANKGWEEACATDASLDKGLNIIKGKIVYKEISEAFHLEAFEV; this is encoded by the coding sequence ATGAAAGTTGGAATTCCTAAAGAAATTAAGAATAACGAAAGTAGAGTTGGTATGACACCTGCAGGTGTTTTTGAGTTGACTAAAAAAAATCATACTGTTTACGTACAGTCTACAGCAGGAGAAGGAAGTGGTTTCTTTGATGCCGATTACATTAAGGTAGGAGCAACTATTTTACCTACCATAGAAGAAGTTTACAGCCAGAGTGAAATGATTGTAAAGGTAAAAGAACCAATAGCTTCAGAATATCCTTTAATTAAAGAAGATCAAATTGTTTTTACATATTTTCATTTTGCATCATGCGAGCCTTTAACAAAAGCAATGATAGAAAGTAAATCTATTTGTATTGCTTATGAAACAGTAGAAGATAGTGAAGGAACTTTACCTTTATTAACACCAATGTCTGAAGTTGCAGGAAGAATGGCAATTCAGCAAGGTGCTAAGTATTTAGAAAAACCAATTAAAGGACGTGGTATTTTATTAGGTGGTGTACCAGGTGTTGCACCAGGAAAAGTATTAATTTTAGGAGCAGGAGTTGTTGGTGTACAAGCAGCAAAAATGGCAGCAGGTTTAGGTGCTCATGTTACTATTATGGATATTAATATGAAACGTTTACGTTATGTAAATGATGTTTTACCAAACCATGTTACCACCGCTTTTTCTAGTGAATACAGTATTAGACAACTAATAAAAACACACGATTTAATTATTGGAGGTGTTTTAGTAAAAGGAGGAAAGGCTCCAAAATTAATTACTAGAGACATGCTTAAAGATATGCGACCAGGAACTGTTATTGTTGATGTTGCCGTAGATCAGGGAGGTTGTTTTGAAACCACCAAAGCAACAACACACGAAGATCCTACGTATATTATTGATGATGTAGTGCATTATTGTGTAGCAAATATGCCAGGAGCTGTACCTTATACTTCTACAATTGCTCTAACAAATGTAACATTGCCATATATTTTAAATATTGCAAATAAAGGATGGGAAGAAGCGTGTGCTACAGATGCATCTCTAGACAAAGGATTAAATATTATAAAAGGAAAAATTGTTTATAAAGAAATTAGCGAAGCTTTTCATTTAGAAGCTTTTGAAGTCTAA
- the rpsF gene encoding 30S ribosomal protein S6, protein MNHYETVFILNPVLSDTQIKETVQKFEDYLVSKGAEMISKENWGLKKLAYPIQKKKSGFYHLLEFKIAGEEISAYELEFRRDDSVMRYLSVRLDKHAAAWAKIRTERVKSTKK, encoded by the coding sequence ATGAATCATTACGAAACTGTTTTCATCTTGAATCCCGTTTTATCTGATACTCAGATAAAGGAGACAGTACAAAAGTTTGAAGATTATTTAGTTTCTAAAGGAGCTGAAATGATCTCGAAAGAGAACTGGGGCTTAAAGAAATTAGCTTATCCAATTCAAAAGAAAAAAAGTGGTTTTTATCACTTATTAGAGTTTAAAATTGCTGGAGAAGAAATCTCTGCTTATGAGTTAGAATTTAGAAGAGATGATAGCGTTATGCGTTACCTTTCTGTTAGATTAGACAAACATGCAGCTGCTTGGGCAAAAATTAGAACTGAACGTGTTAAATCTACAAAAAAATAA
- the rpsR gene encoding 30S ribosomal protein S18: MASIEQQAKGGKSADVRYLTPLDIDTKKEAKYCRFKKKDIKYIDFKDADFLMYLVNEQGKILPRRLTGTSLKYQRKVAQAIKRARHLALMPYVGDMLK, encoded by the coding sequence ATGGCATCAATAGAACAACAAGCAAAAGGCGGTAAATCTGCTGACGTTAGATATTTAACGCCGTTAGATATAGACACTAAAAAAGAAGCTAAATACTGTAGATTTAAGAAAAAAGATATCAAGTATATCGATTTTAAAGATGCAGACTTCTTAATGTATTTAGTAAACGAACAAGGTAAAATTTTACCAAGACGTTTAACAGGAACTTCATTAAAATATCAACGTAAAGTTGCGCAAGCAATTAAAAGAGCGCGTCATTTAGCGTTAATGCCTTACGTTGGAGATATGTTAAAATAA
- the rplI gene encoding 50S ribosomal protein L9, whose protein sequence is MELILRQDVENLGFKDDIVDVKNGYGRNFLIPTRQAVLATSSAKKVLAENLKQRAYKEAKLIEDANVIAEAVKGYEIKIASKVGSGDKLFGSVNNIDLAAALAKAGTDLDKKFIKVVGGSVKRLGKYEASVRLHRAVVAEISFEVIAE, encoded by the coding sequence ATGGAATTGATATTAAGACAAGACGTAGAAAATTTAGGATTCAAAGATGATATCGTAGACGTGAAAAACGGTTATGGTAGAAACTTCTTAATCCCTACAAGACAAGCAGTTTTAGCTACTTCATCTGCAAAGAAAGTTTTAGCAGAGAATTTAAAACAACGTGCTTACAAAGAAGCTAAATTAATTGAAGACGCTAATGTAATAGCAGAAGCAGTTAAAGGATATGAAATTAAAATTGCATCTAAAGTTGGTTCAGGAGACAAATTATTTGGTTCTGTAAACAACATCGATTTAGCTGCAGCACTTGCAAAAGCAGGAACAGACTTAGATAAGAAATTTATTAAAGTTGTTGGTGGTTCTGTAAAAAGATTAGGTAAATATGAAGCTTCTGTAAGATTACACAGAGCAGTAGTTGCTGAAATTTCTTTTGAAGTTATTGCTGAATAA
- a CDS encoding carboxypeptidase regulatory-like domain-containing protein — MKQKLLFLCSFILMFSFVANAQTTTSKINGIITENSGEPLFGATIVALHTPTGTVSGTTAQDNGRYALSNLRIGGPYTITISYLGFKSKKITNIFLTLGETSNVDVVLSEDSNTLEEVVISSGKNAVFNNDRTGAQTSIRTKDLKILPTISRSASDFTRLDPSASGGSFGGRNDQFNNFTLDGSIFNNPFGLDAATPGGQTASQPVSLDAIEQISVSTAPYDVTLSGFTGASVNAVTKSGTNTVTGTAYGYYRNQDFTGGKIKGESIFVPKLSQSQVGASIGAPIIKDKLFVFINFEKDNRSDLGQSWLPNTGSGAINESRVLKSDLDEVKSALAGIGYSTGAYEGFTHDSKSTKGLFKLDWNINKDNRLSFVYNFLNASRDLPAHPTALGFRGPSSQMLQFENSGYQINNNLNSFLLELNSTVTDNITNKFQAGYTHFDDFRSPKSAPMPAFRIQDGNGGNYIISGHEPFSINNTLDQKVFQITNNLNISNGDHNYTVGFSFEKFEFENSFNLGAYGFGDARGYVGAFGGDFANMDAFRTGITNGLLADAMAAAQSTFTTNNANDSWALAETNVGQFAFYVQDDWNINDNFKLSYGVRFDKPLFFNSADKAQDVIDKSFYLPNNPYTDPDTGETVLFDSTKMPNNNFLVSPRIGFNWDVNGDSTLQLRGGSGLFTGRFPFVWLGNQIANPNVYFYQVVDPDFKFPQVWRTSLGADVKLKDGTILTSDLSYTKDINGAHVQNWGLKTPTGTLAGGIDNRLVYTDTDRSPNWGGPNDKSNAYVFTNSDKGRTLNASLKAQRNFDNGLYLMAAYNYLNSKDVNSIEAEITGDAFDFNPVLSNANDATLAHSKYGDTHRFIAVASKSWNYGTNDKWTTTISSFYELAKGGRFNYTYAGDINNDGSNLNDLIYIPTDSEIDAMTFKAPVNTGDLSIQDQKDGLRNYINQDDYLSDRQGEYAERYGALSPWRGKMDVKFIQNLKLGNNNSLEFTIDILNFGNLLNSNWGLVQQPDAVQLLGVTVDNTGLPTYSFNSDLKETFVYNSTLLSRWQAQVGLRYSF, encoded by the coding sequence ATGAAGCAAAAATTACTTTTTTTATGTTCATTCATTTTAATGTTTAGTTTCGTTGCAAATGCACAAACAACAACATCAAAAATTAACGGAATTATTACGGAGAATTCTGGAGAACCTTTATTCGGAGCAACAATTGTTGCTTTGCATACTCCAACAGGTACCGTATCTGGTACAACAGCACAAGATAATGGTAGGTACGCGCTATCTAATTTACGAATTGGAGGTCCGTATACAATTACAATTAGTTACCTAGGTTTTAAATCTAAAAAGATAACAAATATCTTTTTAACATTAGGTGAAACGTCAAATGTAGATGTTGTTTTGTCTGAAGATAGTAATACTTTAGAAGAAGTTGTAATTAGCTCTGGTAAAAATGCTGTTTTTAATAACGATAGAACAGGAGCACAGACAAGTATTAGAACTAAAGATTTAAAGATATTGCCAACGATATCTAGATCGGCATCAGATTTTACGCGTTTAGACCCTTCTGCTTCAGGTGGATCTTTTGGAGGGAGAAATGACCAATTTAATAACTTTACATTAGATGGTTCTATCTTTAACAATCCTTTTGGTTTAGATGCAGCAACACCCGGAGGACAAACAGCTTCTCAGCCAGTATCTTTAGACGCTATAGAGCAAATTTCTGTTTCTACAGCACCTTATGACGTTACTTTATCTGGTTTTACAGGTGCTTCTGTAAATGCAGTAACCAAAAGTGGAACAAACACCGTAACAGGAACCGCATACGGATATTACAGAAATCAAGATTTTACAGGAGGTAAAATTAAAGGAGAAAGTATTTTTGTTCCTAAATTATCACAATCTCAAGTAGGAGCTAGTATAGGTGCACCGATTATAAAAGATAAATTATTTGTTTTTATAAATTTCGAAAAAGACAATAGATCAGATTTAGGCCAGTCTTGGTTACCAAACACAGGTTCGGGAGCTATTAATGAATCTAGAGTTTTAAAATCAGATTTAGATGAAGTTAAAAGCGCATTAGCAGGTATTGGTTACAGTACCGGTGCTTATGAAGGTTTTACACACGATTCTAAAAGTACCAAAGGATTGTTTAAGTTAGATTGGAATATCAACAAAGACAATCGTCTTTCATTTGTATATAATTTTTTAAACGCCTCTAGAGATTTGCCAGCGCATCCAACAGCACTTGGTTTTAGAGGTCCAAGTTCTCAAATGTTACAATTCGAAAATTCTGGATATCAAATTAATAATAATTTGAATTCATTTTTATTAGAATTAAATTCTACTGTTACAGATAATATAACAAACAAATTTCAAGCAGGATATACACATTTCGATGATTTTAGAAGTCCTAAATCTGCACCTATGCCAGCATTTAGAATTCAAGATGGTAACGGAGGAAATTATATAATTTCAGGTCATGAACCTTTTTCAATTAACAATACATTAGATCAAAAAGTTTTTCAAATTACAAATAATTTAAATATAAGTAATGGAGACCATAACTATACAGTTGGTTTTTCTTTTGAAAAATTCGAATTTGAGAATTCATTTAATTTAGGAGCTTATGGCTTTGGAGATGCAAGAGGTTATGTAGGTGCATTTGGTGGAGATTTTGCTAATATGGATGCTTTTAGAACAGGAATTACTAATGGTCTTTTAGCGGATGCTATGGCTGCTGCCCAAAGCACATTTACTACTAATAACGCCAATGATTCTTGGGCATTAGCAGAAACAAATGTTGGTCAGTTTGCTTTTTACGTACAAGATGATTGGAATATAAATGATAATTTTAAATTATCTTATGGTGTTCGTTTTGATAAGCCTTTATTTTTCAATTCTGCAGATAAAGCACAAGACGTAATAGATAAAAGTTTTTACTTACCTAATAATCCATATACAGACCCTGATACAGGAGAAACAGTATTATTTGATTCTACTAAAATGCCAAATAACAACTTCTTAGTTTCACCAAGAATTGGTTTTAACTGGGATGTAAATGGAGATAGTACTTTACAATTACGAGGTGGTTCTGGTTTATTTACAGGACGTTTTCCTTTTGTTTGGTTAGGTAACCAAATAGCAAATCCTAATGTATATTTTTACCAAGTTGTAGATCCAGATTTTAAATTCCCACAAGTTTGGAGAACAAGTTTGGGAGCAGATGTAAAATTAAAAGATGGTACTATTTTAACTTCAGATCTTTCGTACACAAAAGATATAAACGGAGCACATGTGCAAAACTGGGGTTTAAAAACACCTACAGGAACTTTGGCAGGTGGTATAGATAATAGATTGGTGTATACAGATACAGACAGAAGCCCAAACTGGGGAGGACCAAATGATAAATCAAATGCTTATGTATTTACCAATTCTGATAAAGGAAGAACTTTAAATGCATCCTTAAAAGCACAGAGAAATTTTGATAATGGATTGTATTTAATGGCAGCCTATAATTACTTAAATTCTAAAGATGTAAACTCTATTGAAGCAGAAATAACAGGAGATGCTTTCGATTTTAATCCAGTTTTATCTAATGCAAATGATGCAACATTAGCACATTCTAAATATGGAGATACACATCGTTTTATTGCGGTAGCTTCTAAATCTTGGAATTATGGAACAAATGATAAATGGACAACCACTATTTCTTCTTTCTATGAATTGGCAAAAGGAGGTCGTTTTAACTATACATACGCAGGCGATATTAATAATGATGGCTCTAACTTAAATGATTTAATTTACATACCAACAGACAGCGAAATAGACGCAATGACATTTAAAGCACCAGTAAATACTGGAGACTTATCTATTCAAGATCAAAAAGATGGCTTAAGAAATTATATCAATCAAGATGATTATTTAAGTGATAGACAGGGAGAATATGCAGAACGTTATGGTGCATTATCACCTTGGAGAGGAAAGATGGATGTAAAATTTATCCAGAATTTAAAATTAGGAAACAATAATTCTTTAGAGTTTACTATAGATATTTTAAACTTTGGTAATTTATTAAACTCAAACTGGGGCTTAGTACAACAACCAGATGCAGTACAATTATTAGGTGTTACTGTAGATAATACAGGTTTACCAACCTATAGTTTTAATTCAGACTTAAAAGAAACTTTTGTATATAATTCTACGTTACTTTCTAGATGGCAAGCACAAGTTGGTTTAAGATATTCTTTCTAA
- a CDS encoding DUF6495 family protein, with amino-acid sequence MKYRQLTKEQFESLHEDFARFLATQSIDVKEWNKIKEETPQVAEEEMNVFSDVVWDNVLTKTNYVEHFSKTSVNLFKCDAEEIHRIAIKITWDINLLEQKGFEWLMQNPMDNSVEIFKGTKPYNKDDRNTEIFDLIEKGSAISKGEIFEFFSQITS; translated from the coding sequence ATGAAATATAGACAACTTACCAAAGAACAATTCGAAAGCTTACACGAAGACTTTGCTCGTTTTTTAGCAACCCAAAGTATAGACGTTAAAGAATGGAATAAAATAAAAGAAGAAACACCACAAGTTGCAGAAGAGGAGATGAATGTTTTTTCTGATGTTGTTTGGGATAATGTGCTAACAAAAACAAACTATGTAGAACATTTTTCTAAAACCTCTGTAAACCTGTTTAAGTGTGATGCTGAAGAAATACATAGAATTGCCATTAAAATTACTTGGGATATTAATTTATTAGAACAAAAAGGTTTTGAATGGTTAATGCAAAATCCTATGGATAATTCTGTAGAGATTTTTAAAGGAACAAAACCTTATAATAAAGATGATAGGAATACTGAAATTTTCGATTTAATAGAAAAAGGAAGTGCTATTTCTAAAGGAGAAATCTTTGAGTTTTTTAGTCAAATAACGTCTTAG
- a CDS encoding sterol desaturase family protein, which yields MDFTNPLVYGVPCFLALILVELTYSKHNKKEEKKKIYKWKDLAASLTMGIGSAILAPLTKTIAAIVLFNFVYEIFNPLVDGIRTNLMGYESFGYAWYIWLICQVLDDFSYYWFHRQNHNVRFLWAAHIVHHSSDNFNLGTAVRNGWFTILYKPFFYVWIVAIGFPPEMLVVCLGIEALWQFQLHTVYIGKLGFLDKILNTHTMHQVHHAQNFEYMDKNHGGFLNAFDRMFGTFKEFDENIDIKYGVTHPPNSYNPFVILTHEYKDIWDDMKKSKNWYHKFMYAFAAPGWSHDGSTLTIKQARKALQEE from the coding sequence ATGGATTTTACAAACCCACTAGTATATGGTGTACCGTGTTTCTTAGCACTTATTTTAGTCGAATTAACATATAGTAAGCACAATAAAAAAGAAGAAAAGAAGAAAATTTATAAATGGAAAGATTTAGCAGCTAGCCTTACCATGGGGATTGGTTCTGCTATTCTAGCTCCTTTAACAAAAACAATTGCTGCAATTGTACTTTTTAATTTTGTCTATGAAATATTCAATCCTTTAGTTGATGGAATTCGCACAAATTTAATGGGCTACGAATCTTTTGGATACGCTTGGTATATTTGGCTTATTTGTCAAGTTTTAGACGATTTTAGTTATTATTGGTTTCACAGACAAAACCACAATGTACGTTTTTTATGGGCAGCACATATTGTACACCATTCTTCGGATAATTTTAATTTAGGAACTGCCGTTAGAAACGGATGGTTTACCATTCTTTACAAACCATTTTTTTATGTGTGGATTGTTGCTATTGGTTTTCCACCAGAAATGTTAGTCGTTTGTTTAGGTATTGAAGCTTTATGGCAATTTCAATTACATACCGTTTACATTGGTAAATTAGGTTTCTTAGATAAAATATTGAATACACATACCATGCACCAAGTACATCATGCTCAAAATTTTGAGTATATGGATAAAAATCATGGTGGATTTCTAAACGCTTTTGATAGAATGTTTGGTACTTTTAAAGAATTTGACGAAAATATTGACATCAAATATGGAGTTACGCATCCGCCAAACTCTTATAATCCGTTTGTTATTCTAACACATGAATATAAAGATATTTGGGACGATATGAAAAAATCTAAGAACTGGTATCATAAATTTATGTATGCATTTGCCGCACCAGGTTGGAGCCATGATGGAAGTACACTAACCATTAAACAAGCTCGTAAAGCTTTACAAGAAGAATAA
- a CDS encoding long-chain fatty acid--CoA ligase has translation MNYKHLLEVIKDNANRFTTKDAVFYKDEASQSWKGISWDSFYFQIQQVSKALINFGIKEQDNIGVFAQNMTEWIIADLGIMGVRAVTIPIYATNSQKEVEYVVNDAEISVLFVGDQDEFDKVELVSENNTYLKLIVALTSTVDLRGHKKAVYFNDFINAEFPKSIENELEKRHSDSELNDLASIIYTSGTTGEPKGVMLDHNNFASSLKAHEAELDVDENDVTLSFLPLSHIYERSWVFFCLQKGIQVYFNQDPKKIADVLKEVKPSLMCTVPRIFEKIFAAIQEKRKEASPTKMKLASWALGVGNKYHNTYRRFDKKVPLMLKLKYKIADKLVLSKLRDVFGGNIKFMPCGGAPLVPDMVSFFHSFALNIKCGYGLTETTATVTLFGDHYFEFNSAGKPILGTEIKIGANDEVLVKGPGVMKGYYKKPEATAEVFENGWFKTGDAGKIDELGNLVITDRIKDLMKTSGGKYIAPQKLEMALVSDSFIEQIAVIGDQQKYVTALAVPSFENIKKYAEEHKISFKDIEDLINNNQIKTMLEKRFEELQKEFSKFEKIKKFTLLPKEFTIEAGEITATLKLKRKVIYKKYKALIDKMYAE, from the coding sequence ATGAATTATAAACATTTACTAGAAGTAATTAAAGATAACGCTAATCGATTTACAACAAAAGATGCAGTTTTTTATAAAGATGAAGCTTCACAAAGTTGGAAAGGAATTTCTTGGGATTCTTTTTATTTTCAAATACAGCAAGTTTCTAAAGCTTTAATCAATTTCGGAATTAAAGAACAAGACAATATTGGTGTTTTTGCTCAAAATATGACAGAGTGGATTATTGCTGATTTAGGAATTATGGGTGTAAGAGCCGTAACGATTCCTATTTATGCAACCAATTCTCAGAAAGAAGTAGAATACGTTGTTAACGATGCAGAAATTAGTGTGTTGTTTGTGGGAGATCAAGATGAGTTTGATAAAGTAGAATTAGTCTCAGAAAATAATACATACTTAAAATTAATAGTAGCCTTAACAAGTACTGTAGATTTAAGAGGCCATAAAAAAGCTGTTTATTTTAATGATTTTATAAATGCAGAATTTCCAAAAAGTATTGAAAATGAATTAGAAAAGCGTCATTCTGATTCTGAACTTAATGATTTAGCAAGTATTATTTATACCTCTGGTACAACAGGAGAGCCTAAAGGTGTAATGTTAGATCATAACAATTTTGCATCCTCATTAAAAGCACATGAAGCAGAATTAGATGTAGATGAAAATGATGTAACTTTAAGCTTCTTACCATTAAGTCATATTTACGAACGTAGTTGGGTGTTTTTCTGCTTACAAAAAGGAATTCAGGTATATTTTAACCAAGACCCAAAGAAAATTGCAGATGTCTTAAAAGAGGTTAAACCATCTTTGATGTGTACAGTACCTAGAATCTTTGAGAAAATTTTTGCTGCTATTCAAGAAAAAAGAAAAGAAGCTTCCCCTACTAAAATGAAATTGGCAAGTTGGGCATTGGGAGTTGGAAATAAATACCATAATACCTATCGTCGTTTTGATAAAAAAGTACCACTAATGTTAAAGCTAAAATATAAAATAGCAGATAAATTGGTACTTAGTAAATTACGTGATGTCTTTGGAGGGAATATAAAGTTTATGCCTTGTGGCGGAGCACCTTTAGTACCAGATATGGTTTCGTTTTTTCATTCGTTTGCATTAAATATAAAATGTGGCTATGGTTTAACAGAAACAACTGCTACAGTTACGTTGTTTGGTGATCACTACTTCGAGTTTAATTCTGCGGGTAAGCCAATTTTAGGAACCGAAATTAAAATTGGTGCTAATGATGAAGTTTTGGTAAAAGGACCTGGAGTTATGAAAGGCTATTATAAAAAACCAGAAGCTACTGCAGAAGTTTTTGAAAATGGCTGGTTTAAAACAGGTGATGCAGGAAAAATTGACGAATTAGGAAACTTAGTAATTACTGATAGAATTAAAGATTTAATGAAAACTTCTGGAGGTAAATATATTGCTCCTCAAAAACTTGAAATGGCTTTAGTTAGTGATTCTTTTATTGAGCAAATTGCTGTGATAGGAGATCAGCAAAAGTATGTTACGGCTTTGGCGGTTCCTAGTTTCGAGAATATTAAAAAATATGCTGAAGAGCATAAAATTAGTTTTAAAGATATTGAAGATTTGATTAATAATAATCAGATTAAAACCATGTTAGAAAAACGTTTTGAAGAATTGCAAAAGGAGTTTTCTAAGTTTGAAAAAATTAAGAAATTTACTTTATTACCAAAAGAGTTTACTATTGAGGCAGGAGAAATTACTGCCACTTTAAAACTTAAACGTAAAGTAATTTATAAAAAATACAAAGCTCTTATTGATAAAATGTATGCTGAGTAA